CGCCAAGAACCTCTTTTGCTACCAAAGAGATTTTTAGACGCTATGCACTGCTTATAATTCTCGTTATAAACAGCTTCCGTTTCTGTAGTTAATGAACAGAGGGGATGAATAACATGAAAGGTCAGTTTTTGGTCGGTTCCCATAAAACTGTTATGGAAGGCCACATTCTCTCCTTATTCGAAGAAAAAATTCCTTTTTAAACCAGCTTTTCAAGCTAGCTTTGCCTAAGGTAGAGGATTTTAAAAAACCTGGCAGGTGGGGCAAAAGTGGCTTCCTCGTTGCCCTACTGTGATTTTTTGGATAATAGTTTGGCAACGTGGGCAAGGTAAGCCATCTTTTCGAAAAACATTTAATTGATTTTGATTGGTTCCACGCCGTCCACTTATACTAAAATAATTGGCGCGCGCAGCCCCAAGACTTGTCCCCGTATTTTTAATCCCATTTTGCAAAACTAGGGGAATAGCGTTATGTAAAGCTTCTGTCTCTTTTTGGGTTAAAGTGGATACACGTCTTAAGGGGTGAATTTTAGCAACCCATAAGGCCTCGTCGACATAGATATTTCCTAAGCCGGCAACAAAATGTTGATCGAGCAAAAAGGGTTTGATTTGCCGCTGATGGCCTTTTAAAAGCGCCTTGAAAGCAGTTAAAGTAAAATCGACTGAGAGTGGTTCAATTCCCAATTGATTGAGATATTCTTGAGGATTGCTGACTAAATTCCATTTCCCAAATTTACGTTGATCTTCGTAACGTAAAATCCTCCCATCATCTAAATATAACCGTACCCTTTCATGCGAATGGGTGATTGGATCTGTTTTTTTTGCAATTAAAAACTTTCCTGTCATACGCAAATGGATGAGCA
This genomic interval from Parachlamydia sp. AcF125 contains the following:
- the mutM gene encoding DNA-formamidopyrimidine glycosylase, producing MPELPEVETIIREMREANLEGRTIEKAHIFWERSIAVPSPSAFCKKIARQKILHINRRGKFLVFTLSEDTLLIHLRMTGKFLIAKKTDPITHSHERVRLYLDDGRILRYEDQRKFGKWNLVSNPQEYLNQLGIEPLSVDFTLTAFKALLKGHQRQIKPFLLDQHFVAGLGNIYVDEALWVAKIHPLRRVSTLTQKETEALHNAIPLVLQNGIKNTGTSLGAARANYFSISGRRGTNQNQLNVFRKDGLPCPRCQTIIQKITVGQRGSHFCPTCQVF